A single Ketogulonicigenium vulgare WSH-001 DNA region contains:
- a CDS encoding Hint domain-containing protein, which translates to MAYTGAIIFTGEHLARFTSQPTNQGNPGDANFAMVLTGARAIGTSSDTYRLVWYQNTGSQSTTDNFLNGQTWAIQTYNAANDPDGNPSVGEDGWTTAYTYSQMTPHPDLVAGLGSGTGYIVFSGNNGNWFILDINADFNTTAETLYYYGPVTPNSLTFTQVQAVCYLRGTMIMTDRGEMPIEQLREGDRVVTRFGGLREIKWIGRQQFRGNKTFGNEAIRFAPGAISQNMPQRSLYVSAGHSMLVGDVLVLAQDLVNGITVTRESSRDTWDYFQLDLGTHDLVLADGAWSEVFADCGTFRSKFDNAEDYRRRFPTNIAPLLPQFCLPRPNDGAALRNAIATVAQRALDKRGAEVMGRLDGQVEIIASPFRVEGWARDQDFPNQPVALEILLDGEVIGATLACLPQHGNASRTRQRFVFEGDAALTEAELRRVVVRRTLDGVVLNSQTADQMGQMRGHLDLVSATGVIEGWARDLEFTETPVTLEAWLDDSYLGTVTANKARRDLTANHGDCAFTLRLNRSFTAAEALRVTLRRVGNDAQLNRSVNTKVPQELAA; encoded by the coding sequence ATGGCATATACCGGCGCTATTATTTTCACTGGCGAACACCTTGCACGTTTCACCAGTCAACCGACAAATCAGGGCAACCCTGGAGACGCTAATTTCGCGATGGTGCTGACTGGCGCGCGTGCAATTGGCACGTCTAGCGACACATATCGTCTGGTTTGGTATCAAAACACCGGCTCGCAAAGCACGACAGATAACTTCCTGAATGGCCAGACTTGGGCGATTCAAACCTATAATGCGGCCAATGATCCCGACGGCAATCCGTCTGTTGGTGAAGATGGCTGGACCACAGCCTATACCTATAGCCAGATGACCCCGCACCCCGACCTTGTTGCAGGTTTGGGCAGTGGCACCGGTTATATTGTCTTCAGCGGAAATAACGGCAACTGGTTCATTTTGGACATTAATGCCGACTTTAATACCACCGCCGAGACACTGTATTACTATGGCCCGGTGACACCGAACTCGCTCACTTTCACGCAAGTGCAGGCGGTCTGCTACCTGCGCGGCACGATGATTATGACCGATCGCGGCGAAATGCCGATCGAGCAATTGCGCGAAGGCGATCGCGTTGTGACCCGTTTTGGCGGCCTGCGTGAAATTAAGTGGATCGGTCGCCAGCAATTTCGCGGAAATAAAACATTTGGTAACGAAGCAATTCGCTTTGCACCGGGCGCCATTTCGCAAAACATGCCGCAGCGTTCACTCTATGTTTCTGCTGGCCACTCGATGCTGGTCGGTGATGTTCTGGTGTTGGCGCAAGACCTGGTTAATGGCATTACCGTCACGCGCGAAAGCAGCCGTGATACGTGGGATTACTTCCAACTTGATTTGGGCACCCATGATCTGGTGCTGGCCGATGGCGCCTGGTCCGAGGTCTTTGCCGATTGCGGCACCTTCCGCAGCAAGTTCGACAATGCCGAGGATTACCGCCGCCGGTTCCCGACCAATATTGCGCCGCTGCTGCCGCAATTCTGCCTGCCGCGCCCGAATGATGGCGCTGCATTGCGCAACGCAATTGCGACCGTCGCACAGCGTGCATTGGATAAGCGCGGCGCCGAAGTGATGGGCCGCCTGGACGGTCAGGTTGAAATTATCGCATCCCCCTTCCGCGTCGAAGGCTGGGCCCGCGATCAGGACTTCCCGAACCAGCCGGTCGCACTGGAAATCTTGCTGGATGGCGAAGTGATCGGCGCGACACTGGCCTGCCTGCCGCAACATGGAAACGCCAGCCGTACTCGTCAGCGCTTTGTCTTCGAAGGTGACGCTGCGCTGACCGAGGCCGAACTGCGCCGCGTTGTCGTGCGTCGCACATTGGATGGCGTTGTCCTGAACAGCCAGACCGCGGATCAGATGGGTCAAATGCGCGGTCACCTTGATCTGGTGTCGGCAACCGGCGTTATCGAGGGTTGGGCGCGCGATCTTGAATTCACCGAGACGCCCGTGACCCTCGAAGCCTGGCTGGACGACAGCTATCTGGGCACCGTCACGGCCAATAAGGCGCGTCGCGACCTGACCGCCAACCATGGTGATTGCGCATTTACCCTGCGCCTGAACCGCAGCTTTACCGCCGCCGAGGCGCTGCGTGTGACGCTGCGCCGCGTCGGCAACGATGCGCAATTGAACCGCTCGGTCAACACCAAGGTACCTCAAGAATTGGCCGCCTAA
- a CDS encoding LysR family transcriptional regulator, giving the protein MANSFVHVHLVALRYFSETVRSGSMRQAGEVLAVSASAINRQIMKLEDQLQCRLFERRAEGVRLTAAGEVLYQYVRRLDRELERAIGQIDDLRGLRRGHVHIACEAGIGRDFLPAVLADFHASHPGVTYKVEIKSALEILEQVATDEIDIGIAMSPPTRPEAAIGGRALMPLGVIAAPGWPLAAKSSLRLQDLGGERYIRAKDGMGGGYGWQKIIDQGAPQAAILETNSPDIMSVMVKAGLGIGIRSPIGIMSDLSRGELSFVPLDDSLAPHPSLTLFVRGGRILSSGGAVMLEMLREALPAFSQRVWDLAGAQMPLGGISTGAS; this is encoded by the coding sequence GTGGCAAATTCATTCGTGCATGTCCATCTGGTCGCCCTGCGCTATTTCAGCGAGACGGTGCGCTCAGGGTCGATGCGGCAGGCGGGAGAGGTTCTGGCGGTCTCGGCCTCGGCGATCAATCGGCAGATCATGAAGCTGGAGGATCAGTTGCAGTGCCGCCTGTTCGAGCGTCGCGCCGAAGGTGTTCGCCTGACCGCTGCGGGCGAGGTTCTGTATCAATATGTCCGCCGTCTTGATCGCGAGTTAGAGCGCGCGATTGGGCAAATCGACGATCTGCGGGGCCTACGGCGCGGCCATGTCCATATCGCCTGCGAGGCAGGGATCGGTCGCGATTTCCTGCCGGCCGTGCTGGCCGATTTTCACGCCAGCCATCCCGGCGTGACCTATAAGGTTGAGATCAAATCCGCGCTGGAAATCCTGGAACAGGTCGCGACGGATGAGATTGATATCGGGATCGCCATGTCGCCGCCCACGCGACCCGAAGCGGCGATTGGCGGGCGGGCCCTGATGCCGCTGGGCGTGATCGCGGCGCCCGGCTGGCCACTGGCCGCGAAATCCAGCCTGCGCCTGCAAGACCTTGGCGGTGAGCGTTATATTCGGGCCAAGGATGGGATGGGTGGCGGCTATGGCTGGCAAAAGATCATCGATCAAGGCGCACCGCAGGCCGCGATTTTGGAAACAAACTCGCCCGATATTATGAGCGTGATGGTCAAGGCGGGGCTGGGGATTGGTATACGCAGCCCGATCGGCATTATGTCCGACCTGTCGCGCGGCGAGCTCAGCTTTGTGCCGCTGGATGATTCGCTGGCGCCGCACCCGTCGCTGACGTTGTTTGTGCGTGGCGGTCGGATTTTGTCCAGTGGCGGCGCGGTGATGCTGGAAATGCTGCGCGAAGCTTTGCCCGCTTTCAGTCAGCGCGTTTGGGATCTGGCCGGTGCGCAAATGCCGCTTGGCGGGATCAGCACCGGGGCAAGCTAG
- a CDS encoding NAD(P)-binding domain-containing protein, with amino-acid sequence MQASTRSLTADFTHFQPADTAPPAPIPQLPDAAARLAALTAQVTADLAMMGYATKPWVLPRAHLGQVVPDVVIIGAGQSGLALGHMLKRRGVTNVLLLDRNPAGYEGVWDTYARNYEIRSPKTITGLELGIPSLTVQSWFVALHGQAAWDALTRVPRAHWMDYLRWYRQIADLNIRNDINVMDIAYDADGVTLTLQDGAQVRTRYVVLATGMEGGGNWVVPDFIRNALPADRYNHSCEAFDASRFAGKDIGVLGAGASAFDATVAALDAGAASVQTFMRRPAISVLDLVREFENGGFLDHAHALSDETKWELGLFLSGLSQAPAEHHFYRALAFANFRFHSGAPWLDVRMDGDRIAVTTPKGSFHFDHLITATGVTTNMMLRPELHRLAADALLWRDRFTPPDGNTASARLNFPYLDDYYRFQPKTAGAAPGIDRIFAFNALAMPSMGGLAAVSISSHRFGTARLASGLTRALFLDQEAELIPTLAQVDTPCITLTPYAREMLGMLDCD; translated from the coding sequence ATGCAAGCCTCGACCAGATCCCTGACCGCCGATTTCACGCATTTCCAGCCTGCCGATACGGCGCCACCTGCGCCGATTCCGCAGCTTCCAGACGCCGCAGCGCGCCTTGCGGCGCTGACCGCACAGGTGACGGCGGATTTGGCGATGATGGGCTATGCGACCAAGCCCTGGGTGCTGCCGCGCGCCCATCTGGGGCAGGTGGTCCCCGATGTGGTGATCATTGGCGCGGGGCAGTCGGGCCTGGCGCTGGGGCATATGTTAAAGCGGCGCGGCGTCACCAATGTGCTGTTGCTGGATCGCAATCCGGCGGGATATGAGGGCGTTTGGGACACCTATGCCCGCAATTACGAGATTCGCTCGCCCAAAACGATCACGGGGCTTGAGCTGGGTATCCCGTCCTTGACGGTGCAAAGCTGGTTCGTGGCGCTGCATGGTCAGGCGGCATGGGATGCGCTGACCCGCGTGCCGCGCGCGCATTGGATGGATTATCTGCGTTGGTACCGCCAGATTGCGGATCTGAATATCCGAAATGATATCAATGTGATGGATATCGCCTATGATGCGGATGGCGTGACGCTGACGCTGCAGGACGGCGCACAGGTCCGCACCCGTTATGTCGTGCTGGCGACGGGGATGGAGGGTGGCGGCAACTGGGTTGTCCCCGATTTCATCCGCAATGCGCTGCCTGCGGATCGCTATAATCATTCGTGCGAGGCCTTCGATGCCAGCCGCTTTGCGGGCAAGGATATCGGGGTCTTGGGGGCGGGGGCCTCGGCCTTTGATGCAACCGTGGCGGCGCTGGATGCGGGGGCGGCCAGTGTGCAGACCTTTATGCGGCGGCCAGCGATTTCGGTACTGGATCTGGTGCGTGAATTTGAAAACGGCGGCTTTCTTGATCATGCCCATGCCCTGTCGGACGAGACAAAGTGGGAATTGGGCCTGTTTTTGTCTGGCCTGTCGCAGGCTCCGGCGGAGCATCACTTTTACCGCGCCTTGGCCTTCGCGAATTTCCGGTTCCACAGCGGTGCGCCGTGGCTGGATGTGAGGATGGACGGGGACAGGATCGCCGTGACCACGCCCAAAGGCAGCTTTCATTTCGACCATCTGATCACCGCGACGGGCGTCACCACCAATATGATGCTGCGGCCCGAGCTGCACCGGCTGGCAGCGGATGCACTGCTGTGGCGGGATCGCTTCACGCCGCCGGATGGGAATACCGCCTCTGCAAGGCTGAATTTTCCTTATTTGGACGATTACTACCGCTTTCAGCCGAAAACGGCGGGCGCAGCGCCGGGCATTGACCGCATCTTCGCGTTCAATGCACTGGCGATGCCGTCGATGGGCGGGCTTGCGGCGGTGTCGATCAGCAGCCACCGCTTTGGCACGGCGCGCCTTGCCAGCGGCCTGACGCGCGCCCTGTTTCTGGATCAAGAGGCAGAGTTGATCCCAACCCTCGCGCAGGTCGACACGCCCTGCATCACCCTCACCCCCTATGCCCGCGAGATGTTGGGCATGTTGGATTGTGATTGA
- a CDS encoding creatininase family protein, whose translation MTRKIWWNDFSASDFDAIDPMKTIAILPIAAVEQHGPHLPVGTDVIINTGHLEMLAKAAPADLDIRILPVQPVGKSNEHIWAKGTVSHEAKTLIDSWVEIGLHVARTGIRKLVIVNSHGGNEEIMGIVGRELRVRCGLFVVKTSWSRFGAPAGLISDTEARQGIHGGEVETALVLHFRPELVDMAKAGNFTSVAAAEEVDYTYLRPTGTHAWSWIASDVHPSGAIGNATLGTAEKGAAIAQNHVDRFLDLLAEVLRHPVMPEA comes from the coding sequence ATGACCCGTAAAATCTGGTGGAATGACTTTTCCGCATCCGACTTTGACGCCATCGATCCGATGAAAACCATCGCCATCCTGCCTATCGCGGCGGTGGAACAGCACGGGCCGCATCTGCCGGTCGGGACCGATGTCATCATCAATACCGGCCATCTCGAGATGTTGGCCAAAGCGGCGCCTGCTGATCTGGATATCCGCATTCTGCCGGTGCAGCCGGTGGGCAAATCCAATGAACATATCTGGGCCAAGGGCACCGTCAGCCACGAGGCAAAGACGCTGATTGATTCATGGGTCGAGATCGGCCTGCACGTCGCGCGTACGGGCATCCGCAAGCTGGTTATCGTGAACTCGCACGGCGGGAATGAGGAGATCATGGGCATCGTCGGCCGCGAATTGCGCGTTCGCTGCGGGCTTTTTGTGGTTAAAACCAGTTGGTCACGCTTTGGCGCACCTGCCGGCCTGATTTCAGACACCGAGGCACGTCAGGGCATTCATGGCGGCGAGGTCGAGACGGCACTGGTGCTGCATTTCCGCCCCGAACTGGTCGATATGGCCAAAGCGGGCAATTTTACATCCGTCGCGGCGGCCGAAGAGGTCGATTATACGTATCTGCGTCCCACTGGCACCCATGCGTGGTCGTGGATCGCCAGCGATGTCCATCCCTCGGGCGCGATCGGGAATGCGACGCTTGGCACCGCCGAAAAAGGCGCGGCAATCGCGCAGAACCATGTCGATAGGTTCCTCGACCTTCTGGCCGAAGTGCTGCGCCATCCCGTCATGCCCGAGGCCTAG
- a CDS encoding creatininase family protein, with amino-acid sequence MADYWWNLSTAEFAGRDMSQAVAILPIATVEQHGPHLPVGVDSMINAGIIARVMAQIDPALPVFTLPMIPVGKSTEHLSYPGTLTLSWELVAKIWFEMGECVRRTGCRKIILFNSHGGQVALSEIVARDLRAKLGMLAVAATWFRITPVEGIFSAYEDLHGYHGGEIETSMMLALHPELVDMTKAEDFRQLSQVMVDEAEILRPGLFGWMAEDLHPAGVSGNAAASDAARGEALVQRAADRLVQLIHETAAFPLSRLSQPADYQVSPQ; translated from the coding sequence ATGGCTGACTATTGGTGGAACCTTTCGACGGCGGAATTTGCCGGGCGCGACATGTCGCAGGCGGTGGCGATCTTGCCGATTGCGACGGTCGAACAGCATGGGCCTCATCTGCCGGTCGGTGTCGATTCGATGATCAACGCGGGAATCATCGCCCGCGTGATGGCGCAGATTGACCCCGCGCTGCCGGTTTTCACGCTGCCGATGATCCCGGTGGGCAAATCGACCGAGCATCTGTCTTATCCCGGCACCCTGACCCTGTCCTGGGAGCTGGTCGCGAAAATCTGGTTCGAGATGGGCGAATGCGTCCGCCGCACCGGGTGTCGCAAAATTATCCTGTTCAACTCGCACGGCGGTCAGGTCGCCCTCAGCGAGATCGTCGCCCGTGATCTGCGGGCAAAGCTGGGCATGTTGGCCGTGGCCGCGACATGGTTTCGCATCACGCCGGTCGAGGGGATTTTCTCGGCCTATGAGGATCTGCACGGCTATCATGGCGGCGAGATTGAAACCAGTATGATGCTGGCCCTGCATCCCGAGCTGGTCGATATGACAAAGGCCGAAGATTTCCGCCAACTCTCGCAAGTGATGGTGGACGAGGCCGAGATCCTGCGCCCCGGCCTGTTCGGCTGGATGGCCGAGGATCTGCACCCCGCGGGCGTCAGCGGCAATGCCGCCGCCTCGGACGCCGCCCGCGGCGAGGCGCTTGTGCAGCGCGCCGCCGACCGGCTGGTGCAACTGATCCATGAGACCGCCGCCTTCCCGCTATCGCGCCTCTCGCAACCCGCAGATTATCAGGTAAGCCCCCAATGA
- a CDS encoding ABC transporter ATP-binding protein, whose protein sequence is MSRDYLCLQHLNAHYGKSLAAHDISLNISKGELIALLGPSGCGKTTTLRMIAGFVQPTSGEVIIDGKDVTRLAPHKRNIGVVFQSYALFPHLTVLGNVAFGLSMRAVSKDERNERARAALDLVGLGRFADRYPGQLSGGQQQRVALARALVIEPSVLLLDEPLSNLDAHLRGEMRSEIRALQQRLSITTVFVTHDQAEALAMADRVVVMNAGEIVEIGAPRDLCDNPRHAFTASFLGERAVIEGATAGDIFTAPGFHWQGAPAGSTRAVLRAARLRFDPNAGPKVLEGTVIASAYLGDAVETDVATASGRVRLLTPSDQPVPPVGASCAVHALPGSVTFI, encoded by the coding sequence ATGAGCCGAGACTACCTTTGCCTTCAGCACCTGAATGCCCATTATGGCAAGTCATTGGCGGCGCATGACATTTCCCTCAATATCAGCAAGGGCGAATTGATCGCCCTGCTGGGCCCATCGGGCTGCGGCAAGACGACGACGCTGCGGATGATCGCGGGTTTCGTGCAGCCGACCTCGGGCGAGGTGATCATCGACGGCAAGGATGTGACCCGCCTTGCGCCCCATAAACGCAATATCGGCGTGGTGTTCCAATCCTATGCTTTGTTCCCGCATCTGACTGTGCTGGGCAATGTCGCCTTTGGCCTGTCGATGCGCGCGGTATCCAAGGATGAGCGGAACGAGCGTGCCCGCGCCGCGCTGGATCTGGTGGGTCTTGGCCGCTTTGCCGACCGCTATCCGGGCCAGCTTTCGGGCGGTCAACAACAGCGCGTGGCGCTGGCACGCGCGCTGGTGATCGAGCCCTCGGTCCTGTTGTTGGACGAACCTTTGTCGAACCTTGATGCGCATTTGCGCGGCGAGATGCGATCCGAGATCCGCGCCCTGCAACAGCGTCTGTCGATCACCACCGTTTTCGTGACCCATGATCAGGCCGAGGCGCTGGCCATGGCCGACCGCGTCGTGGTGATGAATGCGGGCGAGATTGTCGAAATTGGCGCGCCGCGCGATCTGTGTGACAATCCGCGCCACGCCTTCACCGCCTCGTTCCTGGGCGAGCGTGCGGTGATCGAGGGCGCGACGGCGGGCGACATTTTCACCGCTCCCGGTTTTCACTGGCAAGGCGCGCCGGCGGGATCGACCCGCGCTGTCCTGCGCGCCGCGCGCCTCAGGTTTGATCCGAATGCCGGCCCAAAGGTGCTGGAGGGGACGGTCATCGCCTCGGCCTATCTGGGCGATGCGGTGGAAACCGATGTCGCGACAGCCTCGGGCCGGGTGCGGCTGCTGACACCTTCGGATCAGCCGGTGCCGCCGGTGGGGGCGTCCTGCGCCGTCCATGCGCTGCCCGGCAGTGTGACGTTCATCTAA
- a CDS encoding ABC transporter substrate-binding protein, whose translation MSIMKRRTFGKLVLGAGVAAPFHFVRSAVAQPQPGDELIVGIWGGAQERIVREFVEPALVDKYGCKVSYVLGGTGERRARAYAERGRPSFDVIYLNIYESRQAVTDGVTQAPTDAVANAEYLYPLAKQGGYGVAFNPCTIVYKTDKASSPITSYADLFKDEWKGRFASPTVPGMQGIAALLMLAKTYGGDEFNIDVGFQKLQELKPFAAIQNSAEAAWQMFEQDIADITIEFGSLANMAKDSVLPGITIADPVEGICAAMNVACITTGTQNQVLAEEWINLHLSEPCMQAYMRQTYYSPTVSNVAIPADIADKILTPDQVSRLASFDWEHIASAQAEWSSRFTREIAG comes from the coding sequence ATGAGTATCATGAAACGTCGGACCTTTGGTAAATTGGTCCTTGGGGCAGGGGTTGCCGCGCCTTTCCACTTTGTCCGCAGTGCTGTCGCGCAGCCGCAGCCGGGGGACGAGTTGATCGTCGGCATCTGGGGCGGCGCGCAAGAGCGGATCGTTCGCGAATTCGTCGAGCCTGCGCTGGTCGACAAATACGGCTGCAAAGTCAGCTATGTGCTGGGCGGCACGGGCGAGCGTCGTGCCCGCGCCTATGCGGAACGCGGCCGTCCTAGCTTTGACGTCATTTATCTGAACATTTATGAATCGCGTCAGGCGGTGACGGATGGCGTGACGCAGGCGCCGACCGATGCCGTCGCCAATGCCGAATACCTGTATCCGCTGGCCAAACAGGGCGGTTACGGCGTTGCATTCAACCCCTGCACCATCGTCTATAAGACGGATAAGGCGTCCTCGCCGATCACCTCTTATGCTGATCTGTTCAAGGATGAATGGAAAGGCCGCTTTGCCTCGCCCACCGTGCCGGGGATGCAGGGCATTGCCGCGCTTTTGATGCTGGCGAAGACCTATGGCGGCGATGAGTTCAATATCGACGTCGGTTTCCAAAAGCTGCAAGAGCTAAAGCCCTTTGCCGCGATCCAGAACTCGGCCGAGGCGGCATGGCAGATGTTCGAACAGGATATCGCTGATATCACGATCGAATTTGGCTCGCTGGCGAATATGGCCAAGGATAGCGTGCTGCCCGGCATCACCATCGCCGATCCGGTCGAGGGCATCTGCGCTGCGATGAACGTCGCCTGCATCACCACCGGCACGCAGAACCAAGTGCTGGCCGAGGAATGGATCAACCTGCACCTGTCCGAGCCCTGCATGCAGGCCTATATGCGCCAGACCTATTACTCGCCCACCGTCAGCAACGTCGCGATCCCCGCAGATATCGCCGACAAGATCCTGACCCCCGATCAGGTCAGCCGTCTGGCCAGTTTTGACTGGGAACATATCGCATCGGCGCAGGCTGAATGGTCCAGCCGCTTTACCCGGGAAATCGCAGGGTGA
- a CDS encoding ABC transporter permease, translated as MLVAFAVPMAVVVLLSMHAYSDPFGPLLRPPSTAQYAMVLGDFFYLRVLLETLTLAGGVTALSVIIGYPLALWLVSVPAKWRALAFVVILIPLLTNVVVRSLGIVLLLAPDGILNGVLGWLGIGPFRNMLYNYGAVCIALAQVFMPYVVLALYDVLQGTSPRVKEAAESLGASPSMVFWTVRFPMALPGLRAGIVVVFLMASTAYVSATILGGGRVLTSGMLVYREAITNLSYPIAAALTLVMTVASLAFSAVVLLVFRKLTPWTRAGEGRANSSLPAIPVWLVRGLDLIGPLISRGLLVIAIILLLLPLYLVVMQSFNDVPQASSAKFVGFTLKWYEIVLQNGNYTAAFLNSVRLAVASTLISLAVSIPAAFALVRYRFPGLNGLAVFWALPLSLPGVAIGVGMLQLLSIFFRLPPFLGLLAVHVAIVIPFCISLLVASVLQLDRAQEEAAASLGANGFQRFFRIILPGLAPGMAAASIMAFLTSFGEVTVTSFLTTARMTTLPVRIYADSTFMLEPTVHAVSAMTMLLTLIALFVLNKFLRLDRLYAR; from the coding sequence TTGCTGGTCGCATTTGCGGTGCCGATGGCGGTTGTCGTGCTGCTGTCGATGCATGCCTATTCCGACCCGTTCGGCCCGCTGCTGCGGCCCCCCAGCACAGCGCAATATGCGATGGTGCTAGGCGATTTCTTTTACCTGCGCGTGTTGTTGGAAACGTTGACGCTGGCGGGCGGGGTGACGGCGCTGTCGGTGATTATCGGCTATCCGCTGGCGCTGTGGTTGGTCTCGGTGCCCGCAAAATGGCGCGCCTTGGCCTTTGTGGTGATCCTGATCCCGCTGCTGACGAACGTCGTGGTGCGGTCCCTCGGGATCGTGCTGCTGCTGGCCCCCGATGGGATTTTGAACGGCGTCCTTGGCTGGCTGGGGATCGGGCCGTTCCGCAATATGCTGTATAATTACGGCGCGGTCTGTATCGCACTGGCGCAGGTCTTTATGCCCTATGTGGTGCTGGCGCTGTATGATGTGTTGCAAGGCACATCGCCCCGCGTGAAAGAGGCGGCGGAAAGCCTTGGTGCCTCGCCCAGCATGGTATTTTGGACGGTGCGCTTTCCGATGGCGCTGCCGGGCCTTCGGGCGGGGATCGTGGTCGTGTTCCTGATGGCTTCGACCGCCTATGTCTCGGCGACGATCCTTGGCGGCGGGCGGGTGCTGACCAGCGGAATGCTGGTCTATCGCGAGGCGATTACAAACCTGTCCTATCCCATCGCCGCCGCGCTGACGCTGGTCATGACGGTGGCGAGCCTTGCGTTTTCGGCCGTGGTGCTGCTGGTGTTCCGCAAGCTGACGCCCTGGACTCGCGCTGGCGAGGGGCGTGCGAATAGCAGTCTGCCCGCTATTCCTGTATGGCTCGTGCGCGGTCTTGATCTGATCGGGCCACTTATATCGCGCGGGCTGTTGGTGATCGCGATCATCTTGCTGCTGCTGCCGCTGTATCTGGTGGTGATGCAAAGCTTTAACGACGTGCCGCAGGCGTCTTCCGCGAAATTCGTCGGCTTCACGCTGAAATGGTATGAGATCGTCCTGCAAAACGGCAATTACACCGCGGCCTTCCTGAATTCGGTGCGGCTGGCGGTCGCCTCGACGCTGATCTCGCTGGCGGTGTCGATCCCGGCGGCCTTTGCGCTGGTGCGCTATCGCTTTCCGGGGTTGAACGGGCTGGCGGTATTCTGGGCACTGCCTTTGTCGCTGCCCGGAGTGGCGATCGGGGTCGGGATGCTGCAACTGCTGAGCATCTTTTTCCGCCTGCCGCCGTTCCTTGGCCTTCTGGCGGTGCACGTCGCGATTGTGATTCCGTTCTGCATCAGCCTGCTGGTGGCATCGGTACTGCAACTTGACCGCGCCCAAGAGGAAGCCGCCGCCAGCCTTGGCGCGAACGGGTTCCAGCGGTTTTTCCGCATTATCCTGCCGGGTCTTGCGCCGGGGATGGCCGCGGCCTCGATCATGGCCTTCCTCACCAGTTTTGGCGAGGTGACCGTGACCAGCTTTCTGACCACGGCGCGGATGACGACGCTGCCGGTGCGGATCTATGCGGATTCGACCTTTATGCTGGAACCCACTGTCCATGCCGTTTCCGCCATGACGATGCTGCTGACGCTGATCGCGCTGTTCGTGCTGAACAAGTTCCTGCGCCTAGACCGGCTTTACGCAAGGTAG
- a CDS encoding sulfurtransferase — MFLRKLIAVGAFALMAGVANANEGPLVTTEWLEENLGSADIAVIEVSVNPGVYERGHIPGAVNFAWHTDLVDPVRRDIATREDLQARLQAAGVSDDTTIILYGDTNNWFAAWGAWVFDVYGLEDVKLLDGGRVAWEAEGRPLDSAVPAPAAGTVTLAEANNDLRAFLPEVVAASDSGSHAIVDIRSANEYSGTIIAPEGFQETAIRAGHVTGAVNVPWSSAVAEDGRFKSPDELRAIYAAAGVDGSKPVITYCRIGERSSHTWFALSRILGYDVQNYDGSWTEYGNSVGVPVTNPAGTVWTGL, encoded by the coding sequence ATGTTTCTGCGCAAGTTGATTGCTGTCGGTGCCTTTGCGCTGATGGCTGGCGTCGCAAACGCCAATGAAGGCCCCCTTGTGACGACCGAATGGCTGGAGGAAAACCTCGGCAGCGCGGATATTGCCGTGATCGAGGTCAGCGTGAACCCCGGCGTGTATGAACGTGGCCATATCCCCGGCGCGGTGAATTTCGCCTGGCATACCGACCTGGTCGATCCCGTGCGCCGCGACATTGCCACGCGCGAGGATTTGCAGGCCCGTCTGCAAGCGGCTGGTGTCAGCGATGATACGACGATCATCCTCTATGGCGACACGAACAACTGGTTCGCCGCTTGGGGCGCTTGGGTGTTTGACGTTTACGGTCTTGAGGATGTGAAGCTGCTGGATGGTGGCCGCGTCGCGTGGGAGGCCGAGGGGCGCCCGCTGGACAGCGCCGTGCCCGCACCCGCCGCTGGCACCGTGACCTTGGCCGAGGCGAATAACGATCTGCGTGCCTTCCTGCCCGAGGTTGTTGCCGCATCGGATAGCGGCAGCCATGCGATTGTCGATATCCGCTCGGCCAATGAATATAGCGGCACGATCATCGCGCCCGAAGGGTTCCAAGAAACCGCTATCCGCGCGGGCCATGTGACGGGCGCTGTCAACGTGCCGTGGTCGTCCGCCGTGGCCGAAGACGGGCGTTTCAAATCGCCCGACGAGCTGCGCGCGATCTATGCCGCCGCCGGCGTCGACGGCTCGAAACCCGTCATCACCTATTGCCGCATTGGCGAGCGTTCCAGCCACACGTGGTTCGCCCTCAGCCGTATTCTGGGTTACGATGTGCAAAACTATGACGGGTCGTGGACGGAATATGGTAATTCTGTCGGCGTTCCGGTAACAAACCCGGCTGGTACAGTCTGGACGGGTCTCTGA